A segment of the Nocardia higoensis genome:
GCAGCGGGCCGCGCCCGCATCCTGCGTTCGCTGGATCGCGGCGTCAGCAGTGGCAAGATCACCGAACGCGAACGTGAGCAGGCCGCCTGGCGGCTGCGTTTCACCTCCGATCTCGCCGACTTCGCCGATCGTCAGCTGGTCGTCGAGGCCGTGCTGGAGAACGAAGAGGTGAAGACCTCGATCTTCGCCGAACTCGACAAGGTCGTCACCGATCCCGACGCGGTGCTGGCCTCCAACACCTCCTCCATCCCGATCATGAAGGTCGCCGTCGCCACCGCCAACCCCGAGCGGGTGATCGGCATGCACTTCTTCAACCCGGTGCCGGTGCTGCCGCTGGTCGAGCTGGTCACCACCCTCAAGACCAGCGCGGCCGTGTCCGCGCGCGCGGAAGCCTTCGCGAGCGAGGTGCTGGGCAAGCAGGTCGTGCGCTCGGCCGACCGCTCCGGTTTCGTCGTCAACGCGCTGCTGGTGCCCTACCTGCTCTCGGCCATCCGCATGGTCGAGTCCGGCTTCGCCACCAAGGAAGACGTCGACAAGGCGATGGTGCTCGGCTGTGCGCACCCCATGGGTCCGCTGGCGCTGACCGACCTGGTCGGCCTGGACACCGTCAAGTCCATCGCCGACTCCATGTACGCCGAGTTCAAGGAGCCGCTGTACTCGGCCCCGCCGCTGCTCATGCGTATGGTCGAGGCCGGTCTGCTCGGCAAGAAGTCCGGCGCGGGCTTCTACCAGTACAACAAGTAACCACCCAGGTCTGCCGCGGGTTCGTGACGCACCCCGTTACCGCCGCGTGCGGTAGCGGGGTGTAGCGCACCTCGGCGCTTCGCGGTGCTTCCCGCGGCGGCCGACATAAGCTGCAAGGACGAGAGCGCAACGCTGTGCGTCGCCGTTCGGCGGTTCACGCGCAGCCGATCGAAAGAAGGTTCCCGCGCATGGTCAACGTCACCGAGGGCTACGGATCGAGCATCCTGGGCTACCCCAGGATCGGACCGCACCGGGAACTCAAGCGGGCGCTGGAGTCCTACTGGCACGGCACGCTCAGCCGCGAGGAACTGCTCGAGGTCGGGCGCGACATCCAGGACCGCCAGTTCCGCGAGCTGGCCGCGACCGGTCTCACCCAGGTCCCCGGCAACACCTTCTCCTTCTACGATCACATCCTGGACAACGCGCTGCTCTTCGGCGCGGTCCCGCAGCGCTTCCGGGCCCACCAGGACGGGATGGACCCGCTGGACTTCTACTTCCTGATGGCGCGCGGCCGCCCCGATCTACCGCCGCTGGAGCTGGTGCGCTTCATCGACACCAACTACCACTACCGTCAGCCCGAACTCGAGCCCGACACCGAGTTCTCCCTGCACCCCGAGGCGCTGCTCGACGAGTTCGACCGCGCGATGGCCGCGGGCATCGAGCTGCGCCCGGTGATCGTCGGTCCCGCCTCGCTGCTGCTGTTGTCCAAGGCCGGCGCCCAGCCCGGTGAGGCCGGCTTCGACACCCTGAGCCTGCTCGACAAGCTGCTGCCGTACTACGAGGAGCTGTTCGAGATCCTCGCCAAGCGCGGCGCCACCTGCGTGCAGCTCGACGAGCCCGCCTTCACCAGCGAACGCACCGAAGCCGAACTCGCCGCCTTCGAGCGCGCCTACCAGCGGCTGTCCAAGGCCCCGCTGCGTCCGCGCATCCTGGTCACCGGCCAGTACGGCGATTTCCGCCCCGCGCTGGACATCCTGGCGGCCACCGGCGTCGAGGCCATCGGCCTGGATCTGGCCAGCTACCGCATCGACCCCGACGAGCTGGCGAAGGTGCCCGGCATCCGCCGCAAGCGGCTCTACGCGGGCGTCATCAGCGGCCGCAACGTCTGGCGCGCCGACCGCTACGTGACGCTGGAATACCTCAACGCGCTGACCAAGGTCTGCCCGGATCTGGTGGTCTCCACCGGCAGCACCCTGCTGCACGTGCCCTACGACCTGCTCGTCGAATACGACATCGACGGCAATGTCGCCGACCGGCTCGCCTTCGCCAAGCAGAAGGTCGGCGAGGTCGTCTCGCTGGCCAAGGCGCTCACCGAGGGCCCGTCGGACAAGTGGCGCAAGCGCCCGCGCGAGGTGCACTTCAAGCAGAAGCACGCCGTGCGCCAGCGCGTCTACGCCGTCACCCCGGAGATGCGTTCGCGCGAGCCCTACGAAGAGCGTCGCGCCGCCCAGCAGGCCAGGCTGAACCTGCCCCCGGTCCCGGCCACCACACTCGGCTCGTTCCCGCAGACCGATCGCATCCGTCAGGCCCGCTACGACCTCGGCGAGGGACGGCTGTCCTACGAGGAGTACCGCAAGCGCATCGAGGCCGAGATCGAGGCCACCATCCGCCTGCAGGAGGACATCGGCCTCGACGTGCTCGTGCACGGCGAGCACGAGCGCAACGACATGATCCAGTACTTCGCCGAACTGCTGGACGGTTTCGCCACCACCCACTTCGGCTGGGTGCAGGTCTACGGCTCGCGGTGCGTGCGCCCGCCGATCATCTACGGCGACGTCTCGCGTCCCGCGGCGATGACGGTGGACTGGATCAGCTACGCCCAGTCGCTGACCGACAAGCCGGTCAAGGGCATCGTGACCGGCCCGGTCACGATGATCGCGCGGTCGTTCGTGCGCCAGGACCAGCCGCTCTACGAGACCGCCGACCAGGTGGCGCTGGCCATCCGCGACGAGGTCGCGGACCTGGAGAAGGCGGGCATCGCCATCATCCAGGTCGACGAGCCCGCAATTCGCGAGATGCTGCCGCTGCACGACCGCGGCCGTGCCGAGTACCTGCGCTGGGCGGTCGGCGCGTTCCGCCTGGCGACCTCGGGCGTGCGGGCCGACACCCAGATCCACACCCACATCGGCTACTCCGGCCGCACCGAGATCGTCGACGCCATCGAGGAACTCGACGCCGACGTCACCGCCATCGTGGCCACCCGCTCCACCGAATGGGTGCTCAAGGCGCTGAAGGAGGATGCCGCGGGCGGTCACGGCCTCAGCCACGGCGTCGGCCCCGGCGTCTACGAGAGCCGGTCGGCGCGCATCCCGGACATCGACGAACTCGACGAGCTGCTCTCGGCCGCCGCCGAAGCCGTCACCCCGGAACGGTTGTGGGCCAACCCCGACGGCGGTCTCAAGACCCGCCACTACTGGCAGCTCGAGCCGTCGCTGCGCAATATGGTCGCCGCCGCTCGGCGCGTCCGGCGCAGGGCAGCCGCCGCCGCGGACCGATGAGCCCGCACCGGGTTCACCGGTGCTACTCGAGTATCACAACGGATCGTCAGTGCTACTTTTCAGGCGGAAAGTAGCACTGATATCCCGAGACGTCGTCAGCTGTTCCTTTTCGGAGGTCGCTTGCCCAGAGTGTCCGCGGGGCGCCCCGCCGAGGGGAGGAAGCGCGTCCAGCGCTTCTTGCGGGCGGGTTTCGCGCCGGGCTCGGGTGTGCCGGTGTCCTCGGCCTGGACTTCGTAGGTGCGGATGTAGGCGCCCGCGAAGGCTTGGACGGTGGCGGTGACGGGGATGGCGAGCAACGCGCCTGTCGGGCCGAGCAACGCGGCGCCCGCGAGGACGGCGCCGAAGGCGACGGCGGGGTGCATGTCCAGGGTGGTGGCGGTGATGCGCGGCTGCAAGATGTAGTTCTCGAACTGCTGGTAGACGACGATGAAGCCGAGGATCCACAGGGCCGAGCGCGGGTTGTCCACGAGGGCCACGATGACGGGGACGGCGCCGGCGAGATAGGTGCCCACGGTGGGGATGAACTGGGACATGACGCCGACCCACAGGGCCAGGGCCAGCGCGGAGGGGATGTCGAGGACGCGCAGGGCGGCGTAGTGGGCGACGGCCGAGCAGAGCGCGAGCAGGCCGCGGGAGTAGATGTAGCCGCCGGTCTTGTCGACGGCGATATCCCAGGCACGCCGCACGTGCACCTGCTTCTGGGGCGGCAGCAGGGAGCAGACCGCATTGCGGAAACGCGGGCCGTCGGCGGCGAAGTAGAAGGTGAACAGCAGGATGCCGAGAATCTGGAACAGCGCGCCCACGGCGGCGGTGCCGATGCCCCAGGCGTTCTCGGCGAAGCCGACGAGATAGCCCTCGAGCTGGCCGCTCCACTCCGTCGCGTACTCGCGGATGTCGTCGGCGGACAGCTCGGTACCGAAGGTGCCGTTGACCCAGTCGACGACCTGCACGGCATTGGTCGGCGCGTTCTGCACCAGGGAGGTGATCTGGTCGACCAACAGGGTGCCGAGCGCGCCGAAGAAGGTGACTACGATGGCGATCAGTCCGAGGAACACCAGCCCGGTGGCCAGACCGCGCCGCATGCCGCGCCTGGCCAGCTGGTTAACCGCGGGCTCGATCGCGAACGCCAGGAAGAGCGAGACCAGCAGAATGGTGAGCAGGCCCCGCAGGCGTTCGAGCATCCACAGGCCGACCAGTAGACCGCAGATGGTCGCCGCGCCGAGAAGGAACACGCGCAACAGCCACGGCGGCGCCGCGATGTCGACCTCGGTGCGCATGGCTCTCCTCGCCCGCGCCGAAGCCCCGGCCGCCGGGGAACCCGGCCGGTCCGTGGCTTCGTCGGCGGGCGCAGGACCGGCGGTGATCTCGCTGGGTGCGGTGCCGACGGGAATGCCGCCGGGCGCAGGACCGGCGGTGATCTCGCCGGGAGCATCCGCTCCGGGAGAAGCCGTGCCAGAAGATTTCTCCTGGGCGGCGTTCGAGTCGGTCTCGTTGTCGGCCACAGCACAAACGTAGCGATCGGGCCGGACCCGCGCTCACCCCGTGCCGGGCCCGGTCATGTTGCGGCGGCTACCTGGTGGCGCCTACATCGTGGCGGCGTCGATGACGAAGCGATAGCGCACGTCGCTGTCGACCACCCGGTCGTAGGCGTTGTCGATCTCGTCGGCGGAGATGACCTCGATCTCGGCGCCGATCCCGTGCTGGGCGCAGAAGTCCAGCATCTCCTGGGTCTGGGCGATGCCACCGATCATGGAACCGGCCAGCGAGCGCCGCAAGGCGGCCAGGTGGAAGCTGCGCAGCGTGGTCGGGTTCTCCGGCATTCCGAGTTGGACGAAGGTGCCGTCGAGGCGGAGCAGCCGCAGGTACTTCTCGACGGGCAGGTCGGCGGAGACGGTGTTGAGGATGAGATCGAAGCGGTTGCGAAGATCGCGGAAGGTCTGGTCGTCGCTGGTGGCGTGGTAGTGGTGGGCACCGAATCGCTTGCCGTCCTCCTGCTTGCTCAGCGAATGGCTCAGCACGGTCACCTCCGCGCCCATCGCCGCGGCCAGCTTCACGCCGATATGGCCGAGACCGCCCATGCCGACGATCGCGACCCGCTTGCCGGGGCCCGCGTTCCAGTGCCGCAGCGGGGAGAACAGGGTGATGCCCGCGCACAGCAGCGGCGCGGCCACATCCAGGCCGATGCCGTCGGGGATGCGCAGCACGAAATTCTCCGTGACGACGATCTGCGTGGAGTAGCCGCCGAGGGTGTAGCCACCCGGCTGCACGGACTCGGCGACCGGGTGGTTGTAGGTCATGACCGAGCCGCGCAGGCAGTACTGCTCCTCGTCGGCGACGCAGTTCTCGCACTTGCCGCAGGAGTCGACCAGACAGCCGACACCGACCCGGTCCCCCGCGGCGAACCCGGTGACCGCGCTGCCGACCGCGGCGACGATGCCCGCGATCTCGTGACCGGGCACGCACGGATAGTGCGCGCTGCCCCACTCGTTGCGGGCGGTGTGGATGTCGGAATGGCAGATCCCCGCGTACTTCACGTCGATGAGCACGTCGTGCGGGCCCAGTTCGCGGCGTTCGATGGTGATCTTCTGGAACGCGCCCTCCGGCGAGGGCAGGGCGTATGCGGCGGCAGCGGTGCTCATGCGTACATGCCTACCGGCGCATGCACCGGTTTGCCAACCGATCGGCGCGGTCGACCTCCACAATGGGACGGGTTCCGGTCGTCGGACCGGGGGAGGCGGAGGGCGCATGCACGACGATCGGCGTGGCGGCGGCGGCGCGACCGCTGTACTCGTGATCGTCGCCGTGGTCGTGACCGCGTTCCTCGGGTTCGGCGGCGGGTGGCCGTTGCGGGAATCCGGCACCACGACCGCGACAAGCACCAGGCCGCCCGCGCCGCCGCTGGATCAGGCCGAGGTCGCCGCCGCGCTGAGCCCGGCGATGGTCCACATCACCACCCGCACCCGCGCCTTCGGACAGGGCACGGCGGGCTCGGGGATCGTGCTCACCGCCGACGGGCAGGTGCTGACGAGTCATCACGTGATCAAAGGAGCCGAACAGGTCAGCGTCGTCTCGGTCGCGACCGGCGAGGAGTTCGAGGCCACGGTGCTCGGTTACGACTCGACCGCCGACATCGCGCTGCTGGCGCTGACCGGCGCCGAGGATCTGCCGACCGCTCGGCTGGGTGATTCCTCCGGGTTGCGGGTGCGCGACGAGGTGCTCGCGCTCGGGAACGCGGGGGGCGCGGGCGGCACACCGACCGCGACGCCGGGGCGGATCACCGCGCTCAACAGCACGATCGTGGCGCTCGATGCCGCCGACTTCTCACGCAAAGCCCTGCGCGGCATGGTCGAGATCGAGGCGCCGGTGAGTGCGGGCCAGTCCGGTGGCGCGCTCGCCGACTGGCAGGCCATGGTGGTGGGCGTGGTGACCGCCTCGTCCGGGGAGGCAGGCCAGGAATCCGGGCCCACCGCGCCCGCGAGTACCCCACCGCGGCGGCCGATCCCCGCACCGTCGAGCACCCGGTCCGCACCGACGCGGGCGGGCGGGTACGCGGTGCCGATCGACACCGCCATGAGGGTCGTCGAGCAGATCCGGTCGGGCATCCCCAGCGACAGCGTGCACGTCGGGCAGACCGCCACGCTGGGCGTGCTGATCTCCGACGCCCGGCCGAGCGGCGCCCGCGTCGACGTCGCGCTCTACGGAATGCCCGCCTACGGCGCCGGGATCAGGGACGGGGAGACCATCGTCTCGCTGGACGGGCGGGCGATCGGCACCTCGCGCGCGTTGCGCACCGCCATCGACAAGCGGCGTCCCCGGGAGACGGTGCGGATCGGCGTGGTCGGCACGGACGGGGTCGAGCGCATGGTCAGCGTCGAACTGGGGCTCGGCACGCCGAACTGACACCCGCCGCGCCACCGGGGCTCGTCGGGCCGGGGCCGCCGTCCACGGCCGGACGCTCGCCGGTGCCGGAACTCCCCGTCCCAGGTCAGGCGAGGCTCAGCCAGTAGTCCTGGAAGCGCAGGAAGACCAGCAGCAGCACCACCGCGAAGAACACCGCGACGATGGTCCAGCGCCATTCGGCCAGGATCCCCAGCGGGCCGCCGGTCCGGCCCCACAGCAGGTCGGTGAGCACCGCCAGCAGCGGGGTGACGACCGCCCACACCACCATGCAGTACGGGCACAGCGCGCCGATCCGGTAGAGGCTCTGGAAGATCAGCCAGCAGACGAAGACGACACCGAGCAGCATGCCCACCCACAGCCCGCCCCAGATCCAGCGCGGCATCCCGACATGGGCGACGGCGAGCACGCCGAGGGTCACCACCACCGAGAAGCCGACGATGCCCATCAGCGGGTTGGGGAACCCGAAGACGGCGGCCTGCTCGGTCACCATCACCGAACCGCAGGACAGCACCGGGTTCAGGCTGCACGTCGGGGTGTAGGCGGGGTCCTTGAAGATCATGAATCGCTCGATGGTGAGAGTCACCGAGGCGATCCAGCCCGCCAGGCCGAGCAACAGGATCAGCCAGGCGGAACGGGCGGGCGCGGCGATCACTGTCCGGCCGCCGCCTCGGCGATGGCCTGCTCGAGCTCGGTCGGCGTGATCTTCTTGCCGTCGACGAACACCGTCGGCGTCGAGTTGACGCCTTCGCCGAACACGGCCTGGGTCTTGTCGGACACGAACGTCGCATAGGTGCGGTCTTCGATGCAGCCCGCGACGGCGTCGGTGTAACCGGCCTCCACGGCGATCGCGACGAGCTGCTCGTCGGTGTGGCCGGGACCGCCCTCGGCGGGTTGCTGGGCGTACATGCGGCCCAGCCAGCCCTGGAACTTCGCCGGATCCTGCTCGGCGACGCAGTAGGCGGCATTGGCCGCGCGGCTCGAGTACTCGTTGGTGGAGGCGCGGTCGAGGAAGGAGATGACGTTGTACTCGACGGCCGCGACGCCGCTGTTCACGGCGTCCTCGAGGACCTTGCCGTAGGCCGCCTCGAAGTTCTTGCACGCCGGGCACTGCAGGTCGGCGACCACCCGGACGGTGACACGGGCGTTGTCCTTGCCCACGCGCACGGCACCGCTGTCGGTGATCGAGCCGGTCACCGCACCCGCGACGGGATCGCTCGGAGCCGGAATGGTCGGGGTGGCGGCCGGACCGTCGTCGCCGCGCATGGCGATACTGATGCCGATCGCCGCGATGAGGGCGATCAGCACTACGGCCACACCCGCTTGGATGGCGATCTTGCGCCTGCGGTCGGCTCGGTCGGCCTCGTGCAAGAGATTGCGCCGTCCCGGATTGTTGCTCACCGTGCGTTCACCACGCCTTTCGCTTGCCTGACGATGGGGCCTGCTCCGACGATGCTAATGGCGTGCGCGTCGCCGGGCGGTCGGGCACGGCCCATCATGGTCGGTGAACCTGAGAGAACACGAAACGAGACGCGGGTCGGTGGCCTTCGTCGGTGTCCGCCCGTGGCCGAGGTCTGCGCTCGCCGTGGCCTTGGTCTGTATCGGGTAGGTCCGTTCGGCCCGGATCTGCCGGTCGGTCTGTGCCGAGGCTCACTCCGCTCCGGCCTGCTGGGCGAGGGCCTACCATGCCCCGGTGACCGACTACGACTCCGAACATCTGGATACCTCGACCTTGCCCGAGCGGCAGCGCCGCATTCTGGAAGTGATCCGGGACCGGGTGGTCGAGCACGGGTACGCGCCGAGCACGAGGCAGATCGGCGAGGCCGTCGGGCTGCGCTCCACCTCGACGGTGACCCGGCATCTGCGCGCGCTCGAGGAGCGGGGCTTCCTGCGCCGTGGGACGGCGGTGGCCCGGCCGATCGACGTGCGGCTGTTCCTGCGGGCCGAGCCCGGCGCGGCGAGCGGCGAGAACACGGTGACCGTGCCGGTGGTCGGCGACATCGCCGCGGGCACGCCGATCCTGGCCGAGGAGCACTGCGACGACACCCTCACCCTGCCACGCGAACTGGTGGGCCGGGGAACGGTGTTCGCGCTGCGGGTGCGTGGCGACTCGATGATCGACGCGGCCATCTGTGACGGTGACACGGTGGTGGTGCGTAGTCAGCAGGAGGCGCAGTCCGGGGACATCGTCGCGGCGATGATCGGCGAGGAGGCCACCGTCAAGGTGCTGCGCCGCCGGGGCGGGCACACGCTGCTCGAGCCGCGCAATCCGGCCTACCCGGTCATCGACGGCGACGAAGCGGTGATCCTCGGCAAAGTCGTCTCGGTCATGCGCCGGATCGGGTAATCGTCGCGGCGACACGGCAGGCCGCGACGACGCGGCGCCGAACCGGTCAGGAGGCTTCGAGGCGGCGCTTCTCGGCTTCGATATCGAACCGGGCATCGGGCCAGTCCAGATCCAGACCCGACAGGGTGTGGATGAGCAGCTCGTTCACGGCCAGGCGGGAGTACCACTTGCGGTCGGACGGGATGACGAACCAGGGGGCGTGCTCGGTGCTGGTACGGTCCAGCATGTCCTGGTAGGCCTCGCGGTATTCCGGCCAGAACGCGCGTTCGTCGATGTCGGAGGGGTTGAACTTCCAGTACTTGTCGCGGCGTTCCAGGCGTTCGCGCAGACGGCGCTTCTGCTCGTCGAGGGAGACGAACATCGCCACCTTCACCAGGGTGATGTCCTCGTCGCGCAGTTCCTCCTCGAAGTGGTTGATCTCGTCGTAGCGGCGCTCCCATTCCCGGATCGGCACCAGCTCGCGCACCCGGGCGACCAGCACCTCTTCGTAGTGCGACCGGTCGAACACGCCGAGCTGGCCCGCGCGCGGCAGCGCCTTGTGGATGCGCCACAGGTAGTGGTGGCGCTTCTCCTCGGGGGTCGGCACGCCGAAGGCCGCGTGGTCGACGCCCTGCGGGTCCACCGCGCCGATCACCGAGCGCACGATGCCGCCCTTGCCCGCGGTGTCCATGCCCTGCAGCACCAGCAATACGCTGCGCGGGTCGCCGGACCTGCCGTTGGCGAACAGCTTCGACTGCAGATCCGACAGCACGGCGGAGCGTTCGGTGAACAGTTCCATCCCCTCGACCTTGGTCCCGTCGAAACCCGGGGTGGCCGATGTGTCCAGGTCGGCGACCCGTACGCCGTCGGCGCGCAGCAGTTCGGCGACCTTCCCGGACCAGTTGTTCGGCATCGTCCACAGGTACCACAGAAACGCGGCCCGTCAGGCCGATCAACGGATGTGCGCGAGCCTCAGCAGATGCTGGGCGAAATCCTCGTCGGAGGCGGGGGTGAGGATCAGGTCGTGCGAGGTGGTGAGCAGGTAGCGGCCGTCGCCGGCGACGTCGAGCCAGCTGCAGTGCCGGGTCGGCGGCGACATCGGGTTCTCCGGATCGACGGTGACGGTGATGAAACCGCGCCCGTCCAGCGGCTTGCGCAGGGTGTTGCGGAATCGCTCGGGGCCGTCGCCGGGCGGCGCGCCCTTGGTCAGCTCGCCGAGCACCATGTCGCGCGGCTCCCGCATGGTGCCGAGCCTGCCCGGCTGGGCCGAGCCGATCGCCTGCACCAGGCGCGCGCCCAGCGTGCGGGCGTGGCACATGAGCACCGTCATCTTCTCGGGGCTCGCGATCAGGATGCTCGCGTGGTGGTGGACCACGGCGGCGAAGATCAGCACACGGTTCTCGCCGCTGCCGTTGCGTCCGGGGAAGGTCCGTTCGCCGGAGACGGTGACGGTGGTGGCGTCGTTGCGGGCGCACAACATCAGCGCGGCCGCGAGGTCGGGATCGGCCTGCCGGGCGAAACGCTGCGGCAGCCGCAGCGCCGCGTGCTCGGCCTCCGTGCGCACCAGCGAGGCGGGCATCATGTTCACCGGATACGGCCTGCGGTCCAGGTTCGTTTCGCTTTCCCAGACGTGGGTGAACTCGTCCGGAGTGAGGACCCATCTCACCGTGCGGCGCTCCCACCCGCCGGGCCTGGATCGGGTGGTCCGAACCGGGGCACCCGGTCACCGGTGGCGGGCATGGTGGGCGAGTAGACGTAGGTCATGATGTCGCGCACGTCGGCCTCGACCTCGGCGGCGGCGCGTTCGTGCTGCATCCGCCGCCGTCCGCCCAGCACGACCTCGGCCACCGGATCGGCGAGCGGGACGTAGCGGGCGGGCGGCGGGATGGCGGCCCGGATGGTCTGTGCCACATCGCGATCGAGCTCGATCAACCGTTGCACCGTGCGGCACACCTCGTGCGCCTGGGTGCCGAGGGTGACGAACGAGCGGGTCGCCCGGCTCGCGGCCTCGGCGGAACTGCCCGACCAGCGGGCGAATTCGCGGGCGGTGGCATCGGCGAAGGTCTGGAACGCCTCGGCGAGGGTGTCGGCGCCGGTGCGCCATGCCTCGGCGGTCTCGCCCAGGGCGGCGGGGTCGAGGGCCTCGCGCACCTGCTGCCAGATCTCGGCGTGGGTGTAGGCGGCGAACCGCTCGCGCTCCGGAGCGTAGGCGGGTTCTGTTCCCGCGCCCGAGGTCTCGGCGGCGTCGGCCAGCGCGCGGCCACGCGCGAGAATCTCTTCGGCGGCGGCTCTGGCGTCGGGGTCGGCCATCGGATCACCGCGCCGTCGAGAGGCGTCGCGCGCCGATCGCCGCGTACCCGGCGTTCGTGGCCGCGTCGCTGTGGTCCGGCGCGAGGGTGTGGTCTGCCGAGACACCCGCGCGACGGGTGGCGCGTTCGCGACCGGTGGCGCGGTGACGGTACGGCGCCGATCGCACGGCCGCGGGCGCGCGGTTCATCGCTGGTCCAGATAGTCGGCGACCGCCAGCAGGGCGTCGCGATGGGCGGCTTCGGCTTCGGCCAGGCGCTGGCCCGCGGCGAGATAGGCGGCCTTGAACAGCAGGGCTGTCTCCTGGAAGGCCGCGACGGTGGCGCGTAACTGGGTGCCCTTGTGCGCGAAGCCCGCGCTGAGCGCACGGCCGGTGGGCAGATCGGGGAAGCCGGTCACCGTGCTCGCGGCATCGCCCGCGGTGAGCGCGGCGCCGAGATCCTCGACCAGCTTGTCGCAGGCGGCGGCGAGATTCACCGCGACATCCGGGGCGAGTTCGAAACGCTCACTTCCGGTTCCGCTCACCGCCGCCGCGTACAGCCCCCTGGCCAGCCCTTGTCCGGTATCCGGCACCATCCGCCTCGCCCCCCTCGCCTCGGGTCCAACCGCCTACCGGTGGGGACTCTAGCGGCGGGCGCGGGTGGTGCGGGGCAGGTCCAGGGGCGATTGTGAGCGGACGCACGCGAATTCGCGCTCGCCCGCGCACCCCGATGCGGTCTCAGGCGGGTTCGACTTCGATGGTCATGCCCGCCGCGCGCAGCCGGTCGGTGAGCGCGTCACCGACGGCGGCGGCCGGGGTGAGCACGCCCGCGATCTGCGGCAGGTCGTCGAAGGCCAGCGCCAGGCCGGTCTCGCCGATCATGACGGCGGTGGCCTGATAGCCGGGGTCGCCCGTGCCCGCGAAGGTGGCCAGGTACGTCGCCCCGGAGGTGGTGTGCGCGACGGTCTTCATGCTGAACCAGCCGGTGCGCCTGGTCTGCTCGCTGGGGCCGGTACCCGGTGCGGGCAGCACCTTGTCGAGCAGCTTGCGCCCGAGCGACACCCGCGACAGCGACGCGAGAACGCCGACACCGACCAGCGAGCCGCCGCTGATCGCACCCGCGATGACCGGCGCCAGCGTCGAGGAGCCCGCGCTCATCACCTCGCGGTAGCGGAAATTCTTGCCGTACACCCAGCCCAGCAGGCCGTTGCTCCGCCGCACGATCCTGGTGTTGTGGGCGGCCATCACGAAGGTGCCGACCCAGCCGTCCAGACTGGGATGGATGTCGCTCGCGCGCCCGAGCGCCTGATCGGACAGCTTGCCGACCTCGGGCTCACGGGCCCGATCCGGGCTCAGACCGTACGGATCGCCGAGCACCTTCATCTTCGAAGGGTCCTGCGCCACCGCTTCCATCACCGCACGCATGGAATCGATGGTGCCGCCGCTGACGCCGCCCTTGGCCGCGGCCACCAGGGTGACGTCGGTGAGCTCGCCCGTATTGTCGGCGACGGAGCGGCGGTAGAGCTGGTAGACGCTCAGATCCGAGGGCACCGAGTCGTAGCCGCAGGAGGTCAGGATCTTCGCTCCGGTCCTGGCGGCGGTGTCGTGCCAGGTGTCGATGGCCTCGCGGATGAACAGCGGCTCACCGGTCAGGTCGGCGTAGTGGGTGCCCGTCTTGGCGCACGCCTCGACCATCGGCATGCCGTAGCGCAGGTACGGCCCGACCGTGGTGATGACGGCCTTGGTGCGCGCGGCCAGGGCGTCGAGCGCGGCCTGGTCGGCGATATCGGCCACCACCAGCGCCCAGTCCTTCGCACCGGGGCCGAGTTCTTCCTTGACCAGCGCGAGCTTGGCCGCCGAGCGGCCCGCCAGCGCGATCCGGGCGCCGGCGGGAGCCGCGCCGAGCAGATACTCGGCGATGATCTTGCCGACGTATCCGGTGGCGCCGAACACCGTGACATCGAATTCGCGGGGCGGTGTCGATTCCGGGATCTGTGTCATGTCCGGGGTCTGTGTCATGACTGCCTGCCACTCCTGATTGATCATCGTCGGGGCGCGTGGCCTGCCGACGCTTGTCGTTTCTGCGGTGAAAGGTGTTCTTCGCGCCAGCGGCGGTGGGCTCTGCCCAGATCGGTCACCGGCTCTTCGTCGTAGAGCCATTCCCTGGCGATGCGATGCCAATTCGCGGTGGTGCGCAATTGGCC
Coding sequences within it:
- a CDS encoding ESX secretion-associated protein EspG, which produces MRWVLTPDEFTHVWESETNLDRRPYPVNMMPASLVRTEAEHAALRLPQRFARQADPDLAAALMLCARNDATTVTVSGERTFPGRNGSGENRVLIFAAVVHHHASILIASPEKMTVLMCHARTLGARLVQAIGSAQPGRLGTMREPRDMVLGELTKGAPPGDGPERFRNTLRKPLDGRGFITVTVDPENPMSPPTRHCSWLDVAGDGRYLLTTSHDLILTPASDEDFAQHLLRLAHIR
- a CDS encoding DsbA family protein, whose product is MSNNPGRRNLLHEADRADRRRKIAIQAGVAVVLIALIAAIGISIAMRGDDGPAATPTIPAPSDPVAGAVTGSITDSGAVRVGKDNARVTVRVVADLQCPACKNFEAAYGKVLEDAVNSGVAAVEYNVISFLDRASTNEYSSRAANAAYCVAEQDPAKFQGWLGRMYAQQPAEGGPGHTDEQLVAIAVEAGYTDAVAGCIEDRTYATFVSDKTQAVFGEGVNSTPTVFVDGKKITPTELEQAIAEAAAGQ
- a CDS encoding PPK2 family polyphosphate kinase: MPNNWSGKVAELLRADGVRVADLDTSATPGFDGTKVEGMELFTERSAVLSDLQSKLFANGRSGDPRSVLLVLQGMDTAGKGGIVRSVIGAVDPQGVDHAAFGVPTPEEKRHHYLWRIHKALPRAGQLGVFDRSHYEEVLVARVRELVPIREWERRYDEINHFEEELRDEDITLVKVAMFVSLDEQKRRLRERLERRDKYWKFNPSDIDERAFWPEYREAYQDMLDRTSTEHAPWFVIPSDRKWYSRLAVNELLIHTLSGLDLDWPDARFDIEAEKRRLEAS
- the lexA gene encoding transcriptional repressor LexA, with the protein product MTDYDSEHLDTSTLPERQRRILEVIRDRVVEHGYAPSTRQIGEAVGLRSTSTVTRHLRALEERGFLRRGTAVARPIDVRLFLRAEPGAASGENTVTVPVVGDIAAGTPILAEEHCDDTLTLPRELVGRGTVFALRVRGDSMIDAAICDGDTVVVRSQQEAQSGDIVAAMIGEEATVKVLRRRGGHTLLEPRNPAYPVIDGDEAVILGKVVSVMRRIG
- a CDS encoding S1C family serine protease, translated to MHDDRRGGGGATAVLVIVAVVVTAFLGFGGGWPLRESGTTTATSTRPPAPPLDQAEVAAALSPAMVHITTRTRAFGQGTAGSGIVLTADGQVLTSHHVIKGAEQVSVVSVATGEEFEATVLGYDSTADIALLALTGAEDLPTARLGDSSGLRVRDEVLALGNAGGAGGTPTATPGRITALNSTIVALDAADFSRKALRGMVEIEAPVSAGQSGGALADWQAMVVGVVTASSGEAGQESGPTAPASTPPRRPIPAPSSTRSAPTRAGGYAVPIDTAMRVVEQIRSGIPSDSVHVGQTATLGVLISDARPSGARVDVALYGMPAYGAGIRDGETIVSLDGRAIGTSRALRTAIDKRRPRETVRIGVVGTDGVERMVSVELGLGTPN
- a CDS encoding vitamin K epoxide reductase family protein, with amino-acid sequence MIAAPARSAWLILLLGLAGWIASVTLTIERFMIFKDPAYTPTCSLNPVLSCGSVMVTEQAAVFGFPNPLMGIVGFSVVVTLGVLAVAHVGMPRWIWGGLWVGMLLGVVFVCWLIFQSLYRIGALCPYCMVVWAVVTPLLAVLTDLLWGRTGGPLGILAEWRWTIVAVFFAVVLLLVFLRFQDYWLSLA